One genomic segment of Deinococcus humi includes these proteins:
- a CDS encoding sensor histidine kinase has translation MTPDPAPEPAEHEMPALIQGFDWAATPLGPREDWPISLRVVTELLLAQPLPMIVLWGPELIQIYNDGYRIVMGDKHPAGLGQPNQACWPEVWDFNRSIFEGVLTRGETFTFTDQPLALRPSDPTGPGYFTLNFSPVKDDHGAVGGVLAIVTETTARVRAAQQAELHRITVERRNATLEAFAVLTRDLGLETDALTLIRRVQEVVLPLLAAGFVGYYVPEDGLWRIKVQVGLASFPELQAAVDAGFPFETTPNLLIPWRSGQAHYQDVYDPAADQLLGNNPYPQATATLPVRVNGQVQGVLGFALNDTRVWSSVDRAVLGTVERSLTLALERLEQTRHAEQQRAALQAANEELEAFAYSVSHDLRAPVRHIQGFSGLLRKGMGSQLDLKASHYLGVIDEAAGRMNVLIDAMLELSRAARLPLRLGTVDLEALVLRSRQDLEMEAQGRAVQWRVTPLPLVTGDQDTLQQVVSNLLSNAVKYTRPRETAVIEVWAEAREGAWAVFVRDNGVGFDPQYQDKLFGVFQRLHLEREFEGTGVGLANVRRIIARHGGTVSAQGVLGEGATFGFTLPR, from the coding sequence TTGACTCCCGATCCCGCCCCTGAACCCGCCGAACACGAGATGCCCGCCCTGATCCAGGGCTTCGACTGGGCGGCCACCCCGCTGGGACCCCGTGAGGATTGGCCGATCAGTCTGCGCGTCGTCACTGAACTCCTGCTGGCCCAGCCGCTCCCCATGATCGTGTTGTGGGGTCCCGAGCTGATCCAGATTTACAACGACGGCTACCGCATCGTCATGGGCGACAAGCATCCCGCCGGTCTGGGCCAGCCCAACCAGGCATGCTGGCCGGAAGTCTGGGACTTCAACCGCTCCATCTTCGAGGGCGTCCTGACGCGCGGTGAGACCTTCACGTTCACTGATCAACCGCTGGCACTGCGTCCCAGTGACCCCACGGGGCCGGGGTACTTCACGCTGAATTTCAGCCCAGTCAAGGATGATCACGGCGCCGTGGGCGGGGTACTGGCCATCGTGACCGAGACCACCGCCCGGGTGCGCGCCGCGCAGCAGGCCGAGCTTCACCGCATCACCGTCGAACGGCGCAACGCCACCCTGGAGGCGTTCGCCGTCCTGACGCGTGACCTGGGGTTGGAAACGGACGCCCTGACGCTGATCCGCCGTGTGCAGGAGGTGGTGCTGCCGCTGCTGGCCGCCGGGTTCGTGGGGTACTATGTGCCGGAGGACGGCCTGTGGCGCATCAAGGTCCAGGTGGGTCTGGCCAGTTTCCCGGAGTTGCAGGCTGCCGTGGACGCCGGATTTCCCTTTGAGACCACCCCCAACCTGCTGATCCCGTGGCGTAGCGGGCAGGCACACTACCAGGACGTCTATGACCCCGCCGCCGACCAGCTGCTGGGCAATAACCCCTACCCGCAGGCCACCGCGACGCTGCCGGTACGGGTGAACGGGCAGGTTCAGGGCGTGCTGGGCTTCGCGCTGAACGACACCCGCGTCTGGTCCTCGGTGGACCGCGCGGTCCTGGGTACGGTGGAACGCAGCCTGACGCTGGCGTTGGAGCGGCTGGAACAGACCCGGCATGCCGAGCAGCAGCGGGCGGCCTTGCAGGCGGCCAACGAGGAACTCGAAGCCTTTGCCTACAGCGTCTCACACGACTTGCGGGCTCCGGTGCGGCACATCCAGGGCTTCAGCGGGCTGCTGCGCAAGGGCATGGGATCACAGCTGGACCTCAAAGCGTCGCATTACCTGGGCGTGATCGACGAGGCGGCGGGCCGGATGAACGTGCTGATTGACGCCATGCTCGAACTCTCTCGCGCGGCCCGGCTGCCGTTGCGCTTGGGGACGGTGGACCTGGAGGCGCTGGTGCTGCGCTCACGGCAGGACCTGGAGATGGAGGCGCAGGGCCGGGCGGTGCAGTGGCGGGTGACGCCGCTGCCGTTGGTGACCGGGGATCAGGACACCCTGCAACAGGTGGTGAGCAACCTGCTGAGCAACGCCGTGAAGTACACCCGGCCCCGCGAGACGGCGGTCATCGAGGTGTGGGCCGAAGCGCGCGAGGGCGCGTGGGCGGTATTTGTGCGCGACAACGGGGTGGGCTTCGATCCCCAGTATCAGGACAAGTTGTTCGGGGTATTCCAGCGGCTGCACCTGGAGCGCGAGTTTGAGGGCACGGGGGTGGGGCTGGCGAACGTGCGGCGGATCATCGCGCGGCATGGGGGGACGGTCAGCGCGCAGGGCGTGCTGGGCGAGGGCGCAACGTTCGGGTTCACGCTGCCGCGCTGA
- a CDS encoding alpha/beta fold hydrolase has product MKQAHKSKLALTLTLLSGAALAGGNDGMRQEGMLAVNGAQIHYVSQGSGTPMLLLHGYPLSGELFSRNRDALANAGYRVITIDHRGYGQSVAAADDAGSIQTYANDALTVMDQLNVPSAIIGGMSMGGPIVFEMYRTAPERFKGMLLIDTIANPANVVEKALWGGMAQKAVTYGPQSLVGELLKDMLTGVTRLNKPGDVKFLSDIVRQASVAGDVAGAKALSERPDSLPTLASITVPTLILEGVEDTVYPPPFAMKMEQNIAGSKLVLIPGAAHAAIYENADAANRAIVDWARSQNFR; this is encoded by the coding sequence ATGAAGCAAGCACACAAGAGCAAATTGGCCCTGACCCTGACGCTTCTTTCCGGCGCAGCCCTGGCTGGCGGCAATGATGGGATGCGGCAGGAAGGCATGCTGGCTGTGAACGGCGCGCAGATTCACTACGTCTCGCAGGGCAGCGGCACACCTATGCTGCTGCTGCACGGTTACCCCCTGAGCGGCGAACTGTTCTCGCGCAACCGCGACGCGCTGGCGAACGCGGGCTACCGGGTCATCACGATTGACCACCGCGGCTACGGCCAGAGCGTGGCCGCGGCGGACGACGCCGGCTCCATCCAGACCTATGCCAACGATGCGCTGACGGTCATGGATCAGCTGAATGTGCCCAGCGCGATCATCGGCGGCATGTCGATGGGCGGCCCCATCGTCTTCGAGATGTACCGCACCGCCCCCGAACGCTTCAAGGGCATGCTGCTGATCGACACCATCGCCAACCCCGCCAACGTGGTGGAGAAGGCCCTGTGGGGCGGCATGGCGCAGAAGGCCGTGACCTACGGCCCGCAGTCGCTGGTGGGCGAACTGCTCAAGGACATGCTGACCGGCGTGACCCGCCTGAACAAACCCGGCGACGTGAAGTTCCTGAGCGACATCGTGCGGCAGGCCAGCGTGGCTGGCGACGTGGCCGGGGCCAAGGCGCTGTCCGAGCGGCCCGACTCGCTGCCCACGCTGGCGAGCATCACCGTGCCGACGCTGATTCTGGAGGGCGTGGAAGACACGGTGTACCCGCCGCCCTTCGCCATGAAGATGGAGCAGAACATCGCGGGCAGCAAGCTGGTGCTGATTCCCGGCGCGGCCCACGCCGCGATTTACGAGAACGCTGACGCCGCCAACCGCGCCATTGTGGACTGGGCACGGTCACAGAACTTCCGTTAA
- a CDS encoding alpha/beta hydrolase: MKPSRRLSRPRPLTLVLLVLGLSGTAIVTVGWYFADALVWASPVRRRIPSTRILGLQGEQPLTPESRRITPHSSPAPQVILTRNAATTRPGVLDLEWDDLDGVPRFAQLGPVLTRTRRTVTRAVRWQQAALTVGHAVRPTTVGLGTPASRGLAYQDVLVPAPHGAMPAWLVPGGAGGAVADTDWIIVTHGYRGLRQDALRVLPTFARLGLSSLTITYRNAHGAPRTPQGVYKLSAEEWEDLESAVQFAQAHGARRIVLMGFSMGGGITLAFLRYSALAPRIAGVVLDSPPLEWRSLIRHFARRYYVRPFARLVEYLTVLKSGQDFDAIDHHSVMDQFQTPMLLFHGSTDRTVPVAHVERFAHARPDIVEYHRVEGAEHIRPWNMNPEWYEATLARFLRRVLAGETSGT, encoded by the coding sequence GTGAAGCCCTCCAGACGCCTGTCCAGGCCACGTCCCCTGACCCTGGTCTTGCTTGTGCTTGGCCTGAGCGGCACGGCCATCGTGACCGTGGGCTGGTACTTCGCCGACGCGCTGGTGTGGGCCTCACCCGTCCGCCGGCGCATTCCCAGCACCCGCATCCTGGGCCTCCAGGGCGAGCAGCCGTTGACTCCTGAGTCCAGGCGGATCACCCCCCACAGCTCACCCGCCCCACAGGTGATCCTGACCCGCAACGCGGCCACCACCCGTCCTGGCGTGCTGGACCTGGAATGGGATGACCTGGATGGCGTGCCGCGCTTCGCCCAGCTCGGTCCAGTCCTGACACGCACCCGCCGCACCGTGACCCGCGCCGTGCGGTGGCAGCAGGCCGCCCTGACCGTGGGCCACGCGGTGCGCCCCACCACCGTCGGACTGGGCACTCCGGCGTCGCGTGGCCTGGCCTACCAGGACGTTCTCGTGCCTGCCCCGCACGGTGCCATGCCCGCCTGGCTGGTGCCGGGAGGGGCGGGCGGCGCAGTGGCGGACACCGATTGGATCATCGTGACCCACGGGTACCGGGGCCTGCGGCAGGACGCGTTGCGCGTCCTGCCCACCTTCGCCCGGCTGGGCCTGAGCAGCCTGACCATCACGTACCGCAACGCCCACGGCGCACCCCGCACGCCGCAGGGCGTCTATAAACTCAGTGCCGAGGAATGGGAAGACCTGGAATCCGCCGTGCAGTTTGCGCAGGCCCACGGGGCACGGCGAATTGTGCTGATGGGCTTCAGTATGGGCGGCGGCATCACGCTGGCCTTCTTGCGCTACAGCGCGCTGGCCCCCCGGATCGCGGGAGTGGTGCTGGATTCCCCGCCCTTGGAGTGGCGTTCCCTGATCCGTCACTTTGCCCGGCGCTATTACGTGCGTCCGTTCGCGCGTCTGGTGGAATACCTGACGGTCCTCAAGAGCGGCCAGGACTTCGATGCCATTGACCACCACAGCGTGATGGACCAATTTCAGACGCCGATGCTGCTGTTTCACGGCAGCACGGACCGGACGGTGCCGGTGGCGCATGTGGAGCGCTTTGCTCACGCGAGACCGGACATCGTGGAGTACCACCGGGTGGAGGGGGCCGAACATATTCGGCCCTGGAACATGAACCCGGAATGGTACGAGGCGACGCTGGCCCGCTTTCTTCGCAGGGTGCTGGCAGGGGAGACGTCCGGGACGTGA
- a CDS encoding response regulator — protein MTRVMLVEDHPVDALLLREELAALGVDWRIEEVPTFTAAAARWPGGTFELLVLDLSLPDGQGLELLGRALELSSGVPVVVLSGHAHPGLAAQTLNLGAMGYVVKDLGAATQLRDLVAQVI, from the coding sequence ATGACGCGGGTGATGCTGGTCGAGGACCACCCCGTGGACGCGCTGCTGCTGCGCGAAGAGCTGGCGGCGCTGGGGGTGGACTGGCGGATCGAGGAGGTGCCAACGTTCACCGCGGCCGCCGCACGTTGGCCCGGCGGCACGTTCGAGCTACTGGTGCTGGACCTGAGTTTGCCGGACGGGCAGGGCCTGGAGCTGCTGGGCCGCGCGCTGGAGTTGTCCTCGGGGGTGCCGGTGGTGGTGCTGAGCGGCCACGCGCATCCGGGGCTGGCGGCACAGACGCTCAATTTGGGGGCCATGGGTTACGTGGTCAAGGATCTGGGCGCGGCCACACAGCTGCGTGACCTTGTCGCGCAGGTCATCTGA
- a CDS encoding sensor histidine kinase, giving the protein MSDADRPALDTSLEEVTQLREALAAAQRQIEVLSTFTALSETAATTSDLTLLAQRAEEVLRRNIPDLLAAYYERRGDRWVAQVTTEGLPPALLDLIHVGLPLDTPCFAQTVDARTPQFFEHWDAVTQRVPFTEGFHAVGLAPFYRDGQAVAILTVGLVNTEVWAAQPQQLFLAVYQALDSAHRRKGLVQIQERQRALEAFMTLTETIGAETEPLRLAERACELFLTLMPGWVTGYYEWDGELWCARLSDVPDPILRAALFAGVPASAPSLHAAVQVRGPVFFDHWSARDKIIARSESYGVAAFVPYFRDAQPVAMFAIASQHHQEWRSEERAVFRAVGRSLALGLERAWQAQALESRTHELQRSNRELKAANGELEAFAYSASHDLRTPVRHVKGFVEMDRRALNRGEPDKAERALQVVEGAADQMSAMIDAMLSLSRSTRQPLTHTAVNLGRLVERARQNVEDEFTGRQIEWRVAPLPEVTGDAATLQQVIVNLLNNAVKFTRPREQAVIEIGAQAGDEEWTVWVRDNGVGFDPAYTGKLFGPFQRLHLHSEFEGTGIGLATVRRIILRHGGRTWAEGVPGEGATFSFTLPHVRPLEPGGS; this is encoded by the coding sequence ATGAGCGATGCCGACCGCCCCGCGCTTGACACGTCACTGGAGGAGGTCACCCAACTACGCGAGGCCCTCGCTGCCGCCCAGCGCCAGATCGAGGTGCTGTCCACCTTCACGGCCCTGAGCGAGACCGCCGCCACCACCAGTGACCTGACCCTCCTGGCCCAGCGCGCTGAGGAGGTGCTGCGCCGCAACATTCCCGATCTGCTGGCCGCCTACTACGAACGTCGGGGGGACCGCTGGGTGGCACAGGTCACCACCGAAGGCCTGCCGCCCGCTCTGCTGGACCTGATCCACGTGGGCCTGCCCCTGGACACGCCGTGTTTCGCGCAGACGGTGGACGCCCGCACGCCGCAGTTCTTCGAGCATTGGGACGCGGTCACGCAGCGCGTGCCGTTCACCGAGGGGTTCCATGCGGTGGGCCTGGCCCCCTTCTACCGGGACGGTCAGGCAGTGGCCATCCTCACCGTGGGGCTGGTCAACACCGAGGTCTGGGCCGCGCAGCCTCAGCAGTTGTTCCTGGCGGTGTATCAGGCCCTGGACAGCGCCCACCGGCGCAAAGGACTCGTCCAGATCCAGGAGCGGCAGCGCGCCCTGGAAGCATTCATGACGCTGACCGAAACCATCGGCGCGGAGACCGAGCCGCTACGGCTGGCCGAGCGGGCCTGCGAGCTGTTCCTGACGCTGATGCCGGGCTGGGTCACGGGCTATTACGAGTGGGACGGTGAGCTGTGGTGCGCCAGGCTCAGCGACGTACCGGACCCCATCCTGCGCGCCGCGCTGTTCGCGGGGGTGCCCGCATCGGCGCCCAGCCTGCACGCAGCAGTGCAGGTCAGGGGGCCGGTGTTCTTCGATCACTGGAGCGCCCGGGACAAGATCATCGCCCGGTCCGAGTCGTATGGCGTGGCGGCCTTCGTCCCCTACTTCCGGGACGCTCAGCCCGTTGCGATGTTCGCCATTGCCAGCCAGCACCACCAGGAGTGGAGGTCTGAGGAGCGGGCGGTGTTCAGGGCCGTGGGGCGCAGTCTGGCCCTGGGCCTGGAGCGGGCCTGGCAGGCCCAGGCGCTGGAGAGCCGCACCCATGAGTTGCAGCGCAGCAACCGCGAACTCAAGGCCGCCAACGGTGAGCTCGAAGCCTTTGCGTACAGCGCCTCGCATGACCTGCGCACCCCGGTGCGGCACGTCAAGGGCTTCGTCGAGATGGACCGCCGTGCCCTGAACCGTGGGGAGCCGGACAAGGCCGAGCGTGCCCTGCAGGTGGTGGAGGGGGCGGCCGATCAGATGAGCGCCATGATCGACGCGATGCTCTCCCTGTCGCGCAGCACCCGGCAGCCGCTCACCCACACGGCAGTCAATTTGGGCAGGTTGGTAGAGCGGGCCCGCCAGAACGTTGAGGACGAGTTCACCGGCCGCCAGATCGAGTGGCGGGTGGCGCCGCTGCCCGAGGTCACCGGCGACGCGGCCACCTTGCAGCAAGTCATCGTCAACCTGCTGAACAACGCGGTGAAGTTCACCCGCCCCCGCGAGCAGGCGGTGATCGAGATCGGCGCGCAGGCGGGGGATGAGGAATGGACGGTGTGGGTGCGCGACAATGGGGTGGGCTTTGACCCGGCGTACACGGGCAAGTTGTTCGGTCCGTTCCAGCGCCTGCACCTGCACAGCGAGTTTGAGGGGACGGGCATTGGATTGGCGACCGTGCGCCGCATCATCCTGCGCCATGGCGGCCGGACCTGGGCGGAGGGCGTGCCGGGCGAGGGGGCCACGTTCTCATTCACGCTGCCGCATGTCCGCCCGCTGGAGCCAGGCGGCAGCTAA
- a CDS encoding MBL fold metallo-hydrolase, giving the protein MSDLHFLGLGGTDEVGASSYLYRLAEGNLLIDAGARPGSIGDAALPQLGLLSEHPPAAMVLTHAHLDHVGALPVVVRRFPGLPIYCTEATARIATLVLGDTLKVTTLQGQPLFSAGDMKRTLERLRPVPYFMRVSDHGFAFTLFPSGHLLGAASVLIESGGRTVFHTGDVSNISTPVVDAAWLPAAVTPVDAVVSESTYGDTLLPSRKEQVRAFITAIGETLRGGGRVLIPSFALGRAQEITQILQTAMASGLLPAVPIHLDGLTRGITEAYEDMLPLLPEALQNRSAVSKQRPFLTGTVNLVKDRREREGILASERPAVVIASSGMLHAGASPQYARAWLPHAENALFVVGYQDAESPGRRLLELQQGGEVMLPAARGEGFEPVSAYSRVERFYLSAHADRGGLLGMIARYAPGKVILTHGELRARSNLAGYLNSKHDVGLPEAGELVPLKDSGKRRGMFINTAPKKLEALKERHARTTVRVCYDPETHEVRIALPDTLDGKLFGEGDYTLEVLRGKTSRVKLREHDTMEGQRQAEEDRAAEETLA; this is encoded by the coding sequence ATGAGTGACCTGCATTTCTTGGGCCTGGGCGGCACCGACGAGGTGGGAGCCAGCAGCTACCTCTACCGCCTGGCCGAGGGCAACCTGCTCATTGACGCCGGTGCACGACCTGGGTCCATCGGGGACGCTGCCCTGCCCCAGCTGGGGTTGCTCTCGGAGCACCCACCTGCCGCGATGGTGCTGACCCACGCTCACCTGGATCATGTCGGCGCGCTGCCGGTGGTGGTGCGGCGTTTCCCGGGGCTCCCCATCTACTGCACCGAGGCCACCGCCCGCATCGCCACGCTGGTGCTGGGTGACACCCTCAAGGTCACCACCCTGCAGGGCCAGCCGTTGTTCAGCGCAGGCGACATGAAGCGCACGCTGGAGCGACTGCGGCCAGTGCCCTACTTCATGCGCGTCAGTGACCACGGCTTCGCCTTCACGCTGTTCCCCAGCGGCCATCTCCTCGGCGCGGCCAGCGTGCTGATCGAGAGCGGGGGCCGGACCGTGTTCCACACCGGGGATGTGAGCAACATCTCCACGCCCGTGGTGGACGCCGCCTGGCTGCCCGCTGCTGTGACCCCTGTCGACGCGGTGGTGTCCGAGAGCACCTACGGCGACACGCTGCTGCCCAGCCGCAAGGAGCAAGTCCGGGCTTTCATCACGGCCATCGGTGAGACCCTACGCGGGGGTGGGCGGGTGCTGATCCCGTCCTTTGCCCTGGGCCGCGCGCAGGAGATCACCCAGATCCTGCAGACGGCGATGGCGAGCGGGCTGCTGCCTGCGGTGCCGATCCACCTCGACGGCCTGACCCGGGGCATCACCGAGGCGTACGAGGACATGCTGCCCCTGCTGCCCGAGGCGCTTCAGAACCGCAGCGCTGTGAGCAAGCAGCGGCCGTTCCTGACCGGCACGGTGAACCTGGTCAAGGACCGGCGGGAGCGTGAGGGCATCCTGGCCTCCGAGCGCCCCGCCGTGGTGATCGCCTCGTCGGGCATGCTGCACGCGGGGGCCAGCCCGCAGTACGCCCGCGCGTGGCTGCCACATGCTGAGAACGCCCTGTTCGTGGTGGGCTACCAGGACGCCGAGAGCCCCGGGAGACGGCTGCTTGAACTTCAGCAGGGCGGCGAGGTCATGCTGCCCGCAGCCAGGGGTGAAGGCTTCGAGCCAGTGTCGGCGTACTCACGGGTGGAACGCTTCTACCTGTCGGCCCATGCGGACCGGGGTGGACTGCTGGGGATGATCGCGCGCTACGCACCAGGGAAGGTGATCCTGACGCACGGCGAACTGCGGGCGCGCAGCAACCTGGCGGGGTACTTGAACAGCAAGCACGATGTCGGGCTGCCGGAGGCGGGCGAGCTGGTCCCACTCAAGGACAGCGGGAAGCGCCGGGGCATGTTCATCAACACGGCGCCCAAGAAGCTCGAAGCCCTCAAGGAGCGCCACGCCCGGACCACGGTCAGGGTGTGCTATGACCCCGAGACGCACGAGGTGCGCATCGCGCTGCCGGACACGCTAGACGGCAAGCTATTCGGGGAGGGCGACTACACGCTGGAAGTCCTGCGCGGGAAGACCAGCCGGGTTAAGTTACGTGAGCATGACACTATGGAGGGGCAGCGCCAGGCCGAGGAAGACCGCGCTGCCGAGGAGACGCTGGCTTAG